In Eschrichtius robustus isolate mEscRob2 chromosome 11, mEscRob2.pri, whole genome shotgun sequence, the following proteins share a genomic window:
- the LOC137771943 gene encoding LOW QUALITY PROTEIN: olfactory receptor 5P3-like (The sequence of the model RefSeq protein was modified relative to this genomic sequence to represent the inferred CDS: inserted 2 bases in 2 codons; substituted 1 base at 1 genomic stop codon): MGTGNYTTVTEFIILGLAEDTTVCAILFIVFLGIHVVTLMGNVSIITLIRSSPQLHTPKYLFLCHLAFVDIGYSSSVIPVMLVGFLKEGTFIRVSGCAAQLCSAVTFGTAECFLLAAMAYDCHVAICLPLLYSTHMSPRVCILLVGATYXGGCVNAWTFTGCLLSLSLCGLNKVNHFFCDYSPLLKLSCSHDFTSEIIPAXSSGSIIVVTVFIIAFSYIILFSILKMCSTEGWHKAFSTCTSHLTAVTLFYGTITFIYVMPKSSYSTEQNKVMSVXPLLSPLIYSLRNKEVKEAMRK; the protein is encoded by the exons ATGGGGACTGGAAACTACACAACTGTAACAGAGTTCATTATTTTGGGGTTAGCAGAGGATACTACAGTTTGtgccattttatttattgtgtttctaGGGATCCACGTGGTCACCTTAATGGGCAATGTCAGCATAATCACATTAATCAGAAGCAGCCCTCAGCTTCATACCCCAAAGTACCTTTTCCTCTGCCATTTGGCCTTTGTAGACATTGGGTACTCCTCATCAGTCATACCTGTCATGCTCGTGGGCTTCCTCAAGGAAGGAACCTTTATCCGTGTTTCTGGTTGTGCCGCTCAGCTCTGTTCTGCGGTCACATTTGGGACGGCTGAGTGCTTCTTGCTGGCTGCCATGGCCTATGACTGCCATGTGGCCATCTGCTTGCCCCTGCTCTACTCCACCCACATGTCCCCCAGAGTCTGCATTCTCTTAGTGGGGGCTACCTATTAAGGTGGTTGTGTGAATGCTTGGACATTTACTGGCTGTTTGTTAAGCCTGTCCCTCTGTGGACTAAATAAAGTCAATCACTTTTTCTGTGATTATTCGCCACTTCTGAAGCTTTCTTGTTCTCATGATTTTACTTCTGAAATAATTCCAG ATTCTTCTGGCTCCATCATTGTAGTTACTGTGTTTATCATCGCTTTCTCTTACATCATCCTTTTCTCAATCCTGAAGATGTGCTCTACTGAGGGGTGGCATAAAGCCTTCTCCACTTGCACCtcccacctcacagcagtcacTCTGTTTTATGGGACCATTACCTTCATTTATGTGATGCCCAAGTCCAGCTACTCAactgaacaaaacaaagtgaTGTCTG ATCCCCTGTTGAGCCCCCTCATCTACAGTCTCAGGAACAAGGAGGTTAAAGAGGCCATGAGAAAATGA